In the genome of Streptosporangiales bacterium, the window CCTGCCCGAAACCGCCCCGCAGACCCCCGAGCCGGGGTCAAGGGGGCTCGGCAGAGAACCCGGCAGCCGTTCGGGAACCACCGCGAGCGTCCGAAGGCCGGGTCATCCCGGGAATGGCTCATTGATCAGCGCATCCCTAGGCACCTCGCGCATGGGCCGCAACGGCCGGCGCGCCCCTGTGGATACCTGGACTCCGGAACAATCTCACAGACAGTACCCGACCGTATCCGGTCCGTGACGGACGCGCGCCGTCGACCCCTCGTCGGCCCGCCGCGAGACGATCGATCGGCGACGACGCAGCGTCTCCGGTTGCCGCTCGGGACATGCACGTACGTACGATGGCACCAGCCCGGCAGGAGGAGGCTGCACGTCCTGTGACCATGTCCCCCACGACGCCCGCCCCGAAGGGCGTTCGACAGCTCGATCGCGTCATCATCCGCTTCGCCGGCGACTCCGGCGACGGCATCCAGGTCACCGGTGACCGGTTCACCTCGGAGACCGCGCAGTTGGGCAACGACCTCGCCACGTTCCCCAACTTCCCCGCCGAGATCCGCGCGCCCGCCGGCACCCTGCCCGGTGTCTCGTCGTTCCAGCTGCAGTTCGCCGACCACGACGTCCTCACTCCCGGCGACCGTCCCGACGTCCTCGTCGTCATGAACCCCGCCGCACTGCGCGCGAACCTCGACGACCTGCGTCCCGGCGGACGGATCATCGCCAACGTCGACGAGTTCACCTCGCGCAACCTCAAGCGGGTCGGCTACGACGCCAGCCCGCTCGACGACGACAGCCTGGAGGCCTACACCGTCCACCAGGTGAGACTCACCTCGATGGCCGTCGAGGCGCTGAAGGACCTCGACATCGGCAAGAAGGACGCCGAGCGCGCGAAGAACATGTTCGCGCTCGGCCTGCTCTCCTGGCTCTACCACCGGCCCACCGAGCGCACGCTCGAGTTCATCGCGAAGCGGTTCGGCAACATCCCGGACATCGCCAAGGCCAACACCATCGCGTTCACCGCGGGCTGGAACTACGGCGAGACCACCGAGGAGTTCGCGATCTCGTACGAGATCCGCCCCGCGGCGATGCCGACCGGTCTCTACCGCAGGATCACCGGCAACACCGCCCTCGCGTGGGGCCTGGTCGCGGCGTCGCGCCTGTCCGGGCTGCCGCTGTTCCTCGGCGCCTACCCCATCACCCCGGCCAGCGACGTGCTGCACGAGTTGAGCCGGCACAAGCGGTTCGACGTCCATACGTTCCAGGCCGAGGACGAGATCGCCGGCGTCGGCGCGGCACTCGGCGCGTCGTACGGCGGCGCGCTCGGCGTCACGACGACCTCGGGGCCGGGCGTCTCGCTGAAGGGCGAGACCATCTCCCTCGGCATCGCGCTCGAGCTGCCGCTCGTGGTCTGCGACATCCAGCGCGCCGGACCGTCCACCGGCATGCCGACCAAGACCGAGCAGGCCGACCTGCTGATGGCGTACGGCGGACGGCACGGCGAGGCGCCCGTCCCCATCGTGGCGCCGCAGAGCCCGTCCGACTGCTTCGACATCGCGCTCGAGGCGGTGCGCATCGCGACGACGTACCGCACCCCGGTGATCCTGCTCTCCGACGGCTACCTGGCCAACGGCTCCGAGCCGTGGCAGATCCCCGACGTCGCCTCGCTGCCCGACCTCACGCCCACCTTCGCGACCGAGACCAACGGCACCGGCGCCAAGGGCGAGCCGGCCTTCCTGCCCTACCTGCGCGATCCCGAGACACTCGCCAGGCCCTGGGCGGTGCCGGGCACGCCGGGCCTCGAGCACCGCATCGGCGGGCTGGAGAAGGCCGACGGCACCGGGCACATCTCGTACGACCCCGACAACCACGACCTGATGGTGCGCACGCGGCAGGCGAAGATCGACGGCATCGCGCGCGCCATCCCGCCGCTGGAGGTCGACGATCCCGACGGCAGGGCACGCACGCTGGTGCTCGGGTGGGGCTCGACGTACGGCCCGATCGGCGCCGCCGTACGCGAGGTGCGCGAGCACGGGCACTCCGTCGCGCAGGCGCACCTGCGATACCTGAACCCGTTCCCCGAGGGCACGGGCGAGGTGCTGCGCCGCTACGACCGGGTCATCGTCCCGGAGATGAACCTCGGCCAGCTCGCGTCGCTGCTGCGGGCCAGGTACCTGGTCGACGTCATCTCGTACAACAAGGTCCGCGGGCTGCCGTTCACGTCGAGCGAGCTGGTGGACGCGATCGAGGAGCTGGTGGGCGGATGACCGAGCCAAGGAGCGCTGAGTCACCGACGAGGCGGCGCTTCCGCGCGTTCGACCTCGTACCCGTCGAGAACGGCAAGCAGACGGCGAAGGACTTCAAGAGCGACCAGGAGGTCCGCTGGTGCCCCGGTTGCGGTGACTACGTGATCCTCGCCGCGTTCCAGAGCTTCCTGCCCGAGCTCGCACTGAAGCGCGAGAACATGGTCATCGTGTCGGGCATCGGCTGCTCCAGCCGGTTCCCGTACTACCTCGACACGTACGGCATGCACTCGATCCACGGCCGCGCACCGGCGATCGCCACCGGTCTCGCGTGCGCGCGTCCCGACCTGTCGGTGTGGGTGATGACCGGTGACGGCGACGGGCTGTCGATCGGCGGCAACCACCTGATCCACACGCTGCGGCGCAACGTCAACCTCCGGATCCTGCTGTTCAACAACCGCATCTACGGGCTCACCAAGGGCCAGTACTCGCCGACCAGCGAACAGGGCAAGGTGACGAAGTCGAGCCCCGCCGGCTCGCTCGACGCGCCGTTCAACCCGCTGTCGCTCGCCCTCGGCGCCGAGGCGACGTTCGTCGCGCGCACGCTCGACTCCGACCGCAAGCACCTGATCGAGGTG includes:
- a CDS encoding 2-oxoacid:acceptor oxidoreductase subunit alpha — encoded protein: MHVRTMAPARQEEAARPVTMSPTTPAPKGVRQLDRVIIRFAGDSGDGIQVTGDRFTSETAQLGNDLATFPNFPAEIRAPAGTLPGVSSFQLQFADHDVLTPGDRPDVLVVMNPAALRANLDDLRPGGRIIANVDEFTSRNLKRVGYDASPLDDDSLEAYTVHQVRLTSMAVEALKDLDIGKKDAERAKNMFALGLLSWLYHRPTERTLEFIAKRFGNIPDIAKANTIAFTAGWNYGETTEEFAISYEIRPAAMPTGLYRRITGNTALAWGLVAASRLSGLPLFLGAYPITPASDVLHELSRHKRFDVHTFQAEDEIAGVGAALGASYGGALGVTTTSGPGVSLKGETISLGIALELPLVVCDIQRAGPSTGMPTKTEQADLLMAYGGRHGEAPVPIVAPQSPSDCFDIALEAVRIATTYRTPVILLSDGYLANGSEPWQIPDVASLPDLTPTFATETNGTGAKGEPAFLPYLRDPETLARPWAVPGTPGLEHRIGGLEKADGTGHISYDPDNHDLMVRTRQAKIDGIARAIPPLEVDDPDGRARTLVLGWGSTYGPIGAAVREVREHGHSVAQAHLRYLNPFPEGTGEVLRRYDRVIVPEMNLGQLASLLRARYLVDVISYNKVRGLPFTSSELVDAIEELVGG
- a CDS encoding 2-oxoacid:ferredoxin oxidoreductase subunit beta → MTEPRSAESPTRRRFRAFDLVPVENGKQTAKDFKSDQEVRWCPGCGDYVILAAFQSFLPELALKRENMVIVSGIGCSSRFPYYLDTYGMHSIHGRAPAIATGLACARPDLSVWVMTGDGDGLSIGGNHLIHTLRRNVNLRILLFNNRIYGLTKGQYSPTSEQGKVTKSSPAGSLDAPFNPLSLALGAEATFVARTLDSDRKHLIEVLRQASDHKGAAFVEILQNCPIYNDDAFEPLKSAESRDDVTIRLAHGERIVYGADGSKGIRRNPQTGSLEPCAADDPGVLVHDATAADPTTAFALSRLDDDAFSHVPVGVFRSVERPTYDGLMRDQIADATADQGPGDLEALLTGGDTWRVDN